A region of Bernardetia sp. DNA encodes the following proteins:
- a CDS encoding lytic transglycosylase domain-containing protein translates to MILVYANVLPLTTLFYFILKTRPIFFGLLILFSVATSFSCQAQNINDIQTVVPVKIPDTVYFAGERIPLEDDDVKERLDRELSSIVYGHAYTMLLLKRSGRWRKPIEDSLEKHGIHKDFFYLAIAESSLDPMIKSPRDALGTWQFLENTGKQFGLIINDNIDERQDPLKSCVAATKYFKQAYQKFESWAAVAASYNRGMAGLEKAMDNQGTRNYYDLFLNSETSRYVLRIAALKMVLENPKKYGYCIEKYEYYDTFEFEEVLITEDIESVPAWAKKQGMTYKEFRLYNPAVSINDNQYNFVVPKGGYIFRIKKKK, encoded by the coding sequence TTGATTTTAGTTTATGCTAATGTTTTACCTCTCACTACTTTATTTTACTTTATCTTGAAAACACGCCCTATTTTTTTTGGTCTTTTGATTTTGTTTAGCGTTGCGACTTCTTTCTCTTGTCAAGCACAAAATATTAACGATATTCAAACCGTTGTGCCTGTCAAAATTCCAGATACAGTATATTTTGCTGGAGAAAGAATTCCCTTAGAAGACGACGATGTAAAAGAACGCCTAGACAGAGAACTTTCCTCTATTGTGTACGGACACGCTTACACTATGCTGCTTCTCAAACGCTCTGGCAGATGGCGCAAACCCATAGAAGACAGCTTAGAAAAACATGGTATTCATAAAGATTTTTTCTATTTAGCCATTGCAGAGAGTAGTCTTGACCCAATGATAAAATCTCCTAGAGATGCCTTAGGAACGTGGCAATTCTTAGAAAACACAGGAAAGCAGTTCGGACTTATCATCAACGATAATATTGACGAGAGACAAGACCCTCTAAAATCTTGTGTGGCAGCGACTAAATATTTTAAGCAAGCCTACCAAAAATTTGAAAGTTGGGCAGCTGTCGCAGCGTCTTATAATAGAGGAATGGCAGGACTAGAAAAAGCAATGGATAACCAAGGCACTAGAAACTATTATGATTTGTTTCTCAACTCAGAAACGTCTCGCTATGTGCTTCGCATTGCAGCCCTAAAAATGGTATTGGAAAACCCAAAAAAATATGGCTACTGTATAGAAAAATACGAATATTACGATACATTTGAGTTTGAAGAAGTATTGATTACAGAAGATATTGAAAGTGTTCCTGCGTGGGCAAAGAAACAAGGAATGACCTACAAGGAATTTCGCCTTTACAATCCTGCTGTTTCTATCAATGACAACCAATACAATTTTGTTGTTCCGAAAGGAGGTTATATTTTTCGCATTAAGAAGAAGAAATAA
- a CDS encoding (Fe-S)-binding protein: MSETIKIPTMAELSAEGKSPEILFWVGCAGSYDDRYKAVTRAMIRILNKANINFAVLGTEESCTGDPARRAGDEFTFQMQAAMNIEVLNGYEIKTIVTACPHCFNTLKNEYPELGGNYEVIHHSQYLQKLINEGKVKFGGGEFKGKRITYHDSCYLGRANDIYEAPREVLEKLDAELVEMKRCKSKGLCCGAGGAQMFKDAEKGNKEVNIERAEEAVAARPDYVAVGCPFCMTMMGDGIKHFNKEKEIKVLDLSEFIVEAQDL, translated from the coding sequence ATGAGTGAAACTATAAAAATTCCTACAATGGCAGAGCTTTCTGCTGAGGGGAAATCTCCAGAAATATTATTTTGGGTAGGCTGTGCAGGTTCTTATGACGACCGTTACAAAGCTGTTACTCGTGCAATGATTCGTATTTTGAATAAAGCAAATATCAATTTTGCTGTTTTGGGAACGGAAGAAAGCTGTACGGGCGACCCTGCTCGTCGTGCTGGCGATGAGTTTACCTTCCAAATGCAAGCAGCGATGAATATTGAGGTTTTGAATGGTTATGAAATCAAAACTATTGTTACAGCTTGTCCTCATTGCTTCAACACATTGAAAAATGAATATCCAGAGTTGGGTGGAAATTATGAAGTCATTCATCATTCTCAATACCTTCAAAAACTTATCAATGAAGGTAAAGTGAAATTTGGAGGAGGAGAGTTCAAAGGAAAACGTATCACATATCATGATTCTTGTTATTTAGGACGTGCCAATGATATTTATGAAGCTCCTCGTGAAGTTTTGGAAAAACTAGATGCTGAACTCGTAGAAATGAAACGCTGCAAATCTAAAGGGCTTTGCTGTGGTGCAGGTGGAGCGCAAATGTTTAAAGATGCTGAAAAAGGCAATAAAGAAGTAAATATTGAGCGTGCAGAAGAAGCTGTGGCTGCTCGTCCAGATTACGTAGCTGTAGGCTGTCCGTTCTGTATGACAATGATGGGAGATGGAATTAAACACTTCAACAAAGAAAAGGAAATCAAAGTATTAGACCTTTCTGAGTTTATTGTAGAAGCACAGGATTTGTAA
- a CDS encoding rhodanese-like domain-containing protein: protein MNDITPQELKALKDEGKKINLLDVREPFEYEEYNLDGKLIPLGELPSRLDELEDWKEQEVIVHCKAGGRSANAKAFLMQNGFKNVRNLLQGADGYKKLS, encoded by the coding sequence ATGAACGACATCACACCACAAGAACTAAAAGCTCTCAAAGATGAAGGCAAAAAAATCAATCTTCTTGATGTAAGAGAGCCTTTTGAATATGAAGAATATAACCTTGATGGAAAACTAATTCCTTTAGGTGAGCTTCCTTCTAGGCTAGACGAACTAGAAGACTGGAAAGAACAAGAAGTCATCGTACACTGCAAAGCTGGTGGTAGAAGTGCTAATGCAAAGGCTTTTTTGATGCAAAACGGTTTTAAAAATGTTCGTAATCTTTTGCAAGGTGCAGATGGTTATAAAAAACTCTCTTAA
- a CDS encoding T9SS type A sorting domain-containing protein, whose product MHTLYAAQCTATATGIWEDPSIWSCGSVPGDGDGDDVIIPFGIEVRVTTSNYTGGGTRVEMNILVDGVLSFDQGGAGGRPALFLDCPSSVTVGESGIISAEGNTGNNNVIQIDPGNNNIWSDGDCRVIAGPRAVSCNANNGNNVGEPSSLCEDDAITNFPCIVPVLPPTEPVCPVGNTEITGSTDINGTNAQQIDYFYDDGGTIPTLSASDVGDGSVVTFCSDATISNLDLGNNEEPVTIIVKSGTTLTIDSGFALDDNVSILNYGTIIINGDVDLTNRAIRLVNATPTALIDINGTLTIDNEGTSIFNLGVDDSGGGIQVDQLDITSQADEDGVVLGENSSLDVGTFNSNDRLNSICGAQNCAEIDIQTVTPGGFTQDMTAFSEVRYCAQNNIDQVMPGSATEQCPVDCNILLPISLTFFNAEAKESDVLLRWQTASEYNNYQFLVERSSNGNSFQVIGTIAGQGTINKVQNYEWIDVAPIDGGNYYRLRQVDANGNYSFSMIRHVKSYYHNEEVDVYPNPAKDKLTIRLNSEFQQVKLELIDLSGNIIAAKELTQLSDSGIVWNGLGSLKGFYILRVQHQHFIKQYKILFL is encoded by the coding sequence ATGCATACTTTGTATGCTGCACAATGTACAGCCACAGCTACTGGTATTTGGGAAGACCCTAGTATCTGGTCTTGTGGAAGTGTTCCTGGAGATGGAGATGGAGATGATGTCATTATTCCTTTTGGTATTGAAGTACGTGTAACTACCAGTAACTATACTGGTGGTGGTACTAGGGTAGAAATGAATATATTAGTTGATGGTGTTCTTAGCTTTGACCAAGGCGGAGCTGGAGGACGCCCAGCACTATTTTTAGACTGTCCGTCTAGTGTAACTGTGGGTGAGAGTGGAATTATATCTGCTGAAGGAAATACAGGAAACAATAACGTGATACAAATTGACCCTGGGAATAATAATATATGGTCAGACGGAGATTGTAGAGTAATAGCTGGTCCAAGAGCCGTTTCTTGTAATGCAAACAATGGAAATAATGTGGGCGAACCCAGTAGTCTATGTGAAGATGACGCTATTACTAATTTTCCTTGTATAGTTCCTGTATTACCACCAACTGAACCAGTTTGTCCAGTAGGAAATACTGAAATTACAGGCTCTACAGACATAAATGGAACAAATGCTCAACAAATAGATTATTTTTATGATGATGGAGGAACAATACCTACATTATCGGCTTCAGATGTAGGAGACGGTTCTGTTGTAACTTTTTGTAGTGATGCTACAATCTCAAACCTAGACTTAGGTAATAATGAAGAACCCGTAACGATTATAGTCAAAAGTGGTACTACTCTAACGATAGATAGTGGGTTTGCCTTAGATGATAATGTCTCAATACTCAATTATGGTACTATAATCATTAATGGTGATGTTGATTTAACCAACCGAGCTATAAGGCTTGTTAATGCAACGCCTACGGCACTTATTGATATTAATGGAACACTAACTATTGACAATGAAGGTACGTCTATTTTTAATCTTGGTGTTGATGATAGTGGAGGTGGGATTCAAGTAGATCAATTAGATATTACTTCACAAGCTGATGAAGATGGAGTAGTTTTAGGTGAAAACTCTAGCCTAGATGTCGGTACATTTAACTCCAACGACAGACTAAACTCTATTTGTGGAGCTCAAAACTGTGCAGAAATTGATATCCAAACCGTAACACCAGGAGGTTTTACACAAGATATGACAGCTTTTTCAGAAGTGCGTTATTGTGCTCAGAATAATATTGACCAAGTAATGCCTGGTTCTGCTACAGAACAATGCCCTGTAGATTGTAATATACTTTTGCCCATTTCTCTCACTTTTTTCAATGCAGAAGCAAAAGAGAGTGATGTTCTACTACGTTGGCAAACAGCTTCTGAATATAATAATTATCAATTCCTCGTAGAGCGTTCTTCTAATGGAAATTCTTTTCAAGTTATTGGTACGATAGCAGGACAAGGCACAATTAATAAAGTACAAAACTACGAATGGATAGATGTAGCTCCCATAGATGGGGGAAATTATTATCGTTTAAGGCAAGTGGATGCTAATGGTAATTATAGTTTTTCTATGATAAGACATGTAAAAAGTTATTATCATAATGAAGAAGTAGATGTGTATCCAAATCCAGCAAAAGATAAATTAACAATTAGACTTAATTCTGAATTTCAACAAGTCAAACTTGAACTGATTGATTTATCTGGAAATATTATTGCTGCTAAAGAGCTTACTCAGCTTTCAGATAGTGGTATTGTTTGGAATGGCTTAGGAAGCTTAAAAGGTTTTTATATATTACGAGTACAGCATCAACACTTTATAAAGCAATATAAGATACTATTTCTTTAG
- a CDS encoding 4Fe-4S dicluster domain-containing protein, with translation MKPVEIFGYLFPALFVTALAVTGLIIYNRYKYIRRNIELGKEWKAAHNPAERMKLMLLIAFGQKKMFARPVVGLMHFVVYAGFLLINIEILEIVIDGLTNQHRIFAPLFGTTVYKLLIGFFELMALGVLVTCAIFLIRRNVVKVERFEKPEMKGWAHLDANLILVFEIVLMFFLFTMNATDSILQEKGYGHYVHEGMQPMRFLVSQVLIPLYDGLSENQLVLLERGAWWLHILGIMGFAIYVTYSKHLHIFLAFPNVYFTRLKPAGEMNNMPSITKEVKITMGLEEPDPNAGMEDEIPSFGAKDVTDLTWRNILDAYTCTQCGRCTDVCPANTTGKKLSPRKIVMNVRQRADEIGQRMDEMGEYYKPDDKMLYGDYVTKEELMACTSCNACVDACPVNINPLEPILEMRRYVAMEEANVPDAWKAMLTNVGNNGAPWAFAPTERFKWAEEMKNQ, from the coding sequence ATGAAACCAGTAGAAATTTTTGGTTATTTATTTCCAGCCTTATTTGTTACAGCCTTGGCAGTAACAGGGCTTATAATTTATAACCGTTACAAATACATTCGTAGAAATATTGAGCTTGGGAAAGAGTGGAAAGCTGCTCACAACCCTGCCGAACGAATGAAACTTATGCTCTTGATAGCTTTTGGTCAGAAAAAAATGTTTGCTCGTCCTGTGGTTGGACTTATGCATTTTGTTGTCTATGCAGGCTTTCTTCTGATTAATATTGAAATCTTAGAAATTGTCATTGATGGACTAACAAACCAACATCGTATTTTTGCTCCTCTTTTTGGAACAACAGTTTATAAATTATTGATAGGCTTTTTTGAGTTGATGGCATTAGGCGTTTTGGTAACGTGTGCCATTTTCCTCATCCGTAGAAATGTTGTCAAAGTAGAGCGTTTCGAAAAGCCAGAAATGAAAGGTTGGGCACATCTTGATGCAAATCTTATTTTAGTTTTTGAGATTGTCTTGATGTTTTTCCTTTTCACAATGAATGCAACAGATTCTATTCTTCAAGAAAAAGGATATGGACATTACGTGCATGAAGGAATGCAACCTATGCGCTTTTTAGTTAGTCAAGTTCTTATTCCTTTATATGACGGACTTTCAGAAAATCAACTCGTTTTATTGGAACGTGGAGCTTGGTGGCTACATATTTTAGGCATTATGGGATTTGCAATTTATGTAACCTACTCAAAACACCTTCATATTTTTCTTGCTTTCCCAAATGTATATTTTACTCGTTTGAAACCTGCTGGAGAGATGAACAATATGCCTTCTATTACTAAAGAGGTGAAAATTACGATGGGCTTAGAAGAGCCAGACCCTAATGCAGGAATGGAAGATGAAATTCCTTCTTTTGGAGCGAAAGACGTAACTGACCTAACTTGGCGAAATATTTTAGATGCTTATACGTGTACACAATGTGGACGTTGTACAGATGTTTGTCCTGCCAACACAACAGGTAAAAAACTCTCACCTCGTAAGATTGTAATGAACGTGCGTCAGCGTGCTGATGAAATTGGACAACGTATGGATGAAATGGGAGAATACTACAAGCCAGATGATAAAATGCTTTATGGCGATTATGTAACGAAAGAAGAGCTAATGGCTTGTACGTCGTGTAATGCCTGTGTAGATGCTTGTCCTGTAAATATCAATCCGTTAGAGCCTATCTTAGAAATGCGCCGTTATGTGGCGATGGAGGAGGCGAATGTTCCTGACGCTTGGAAAGCTATGCTTACAAATGTAGGAAACAATGGTGCGCCTTGGGCATTTGCACCGACCGAACGCTTTAAGTGGGCAGAGGAAATGAAAAATCAGTAA
- a CDS encoding tetratricopeptide repeat protein, giving the protein MKKSTSKIYSHFIDATKHAHFLEQKRQDSITHEIIREGDEVVFCSVCKSAFTVDSWEYIGRSHCYQSQTLKKVPMLRSLSLDRKKIEKRKKIAFYKKYSGGMVIAFFIVIGTLGMLTMAVDMLTSPAKNMTVQGISITEKHYLNNGKKQYQAQNYTEAENYYIKVLNINPSNTEALHFLEQLENEYLLALEEADHFFKSQKYTDAKYWYRKAVKYKPNAEYPTQQLLLITQAEAERPVSFVPNENLNENNSYSLLKEYPKEWAVFINPNEQLHFWVTNLQKTEVLLSYESGLVELRSLEVDDKIDEDEDKKTETGKLLNTFKGAKMPQATFIYPELFLKEFENLTEEEKDEIQKDFTFNYKSIAVINKGSKIYYYTLDKRGARQVSQFSTFHYKKNEIMILSEDGRYFMTQTPDKILHLYDARSKTLIKSLGTNEHKPFVGNAYFDLENNQIVAQTTEGESRWNISN; this is encoded by the coding sequence ATGAAAAAATCTACATCAAAAATTTATTCCCATTTTATAGATGCCACTAAACATGCTCACTTTCTTGAACAAAAAAGACAAGATTCTATCACTCATGAGATAATAAGAGAAGGCGACGAGGTAGTTTTTTGTAGCGTTTGTAAGTCTGCTTTTACAGTAGATTCTTGGGAATATATTGGGCGTTCGCATTGTTATCAGTCGCAGACACTCAAAAAAGTGCCTATGTTGCGTTCGCTTTCTTTAGATAGAAAGAAAATAGAGAAAAGGAAAAAAATAGCATTCTATAAAAAATATTCTGGGGGAATGGTAATAGCATTTTTTATAGTAATTGGAACGCTAGGAATGCTTACAATGGCAGTAGATATGCTGACTTCTCCAGCCAAAAATATGACAGTTCAAGGTATTTCTATTACAGAAAAACATTATCTCAATAATGGAAAAAAACAATATCAAGCTCAAAACTATACGGAAGCCGAAAATTACTATATCAAAGTATTGAACATCAATCCAAGCAATACAGAAGCCTTACATTTTTTGGAGCAACTTGAAAATGAATATCTTCTAGCTTTAGAAGAAGCTGACCATTTTTTTAAATCTCAAAAATATACGGATGCAAAATATTGGTACAGAAAAGCAGTCAAATACAAACCTAATGCAGAATATCCGACACAGCAGCTACTGCTCATCACACAAGCAGAAGCCGAACGCCCTGTTTCTTTTGTACCTAACGAAAATCTGAATGAAAATAATAGCTATTCTTTACTGAAAGAATATCCAAAAGAGTGGGCAGTATTTATCAATCCAAATGAACAGCTGCATTTTTGGGTTACCAATCTTCAAAAAACAGAGGTCTTGTTGAGCTATGAAAGTGGTTTGGTCGAACTTCGAAGTTTAGAAGTGGATGATAAAATTGATGAAGACGAAGACAAAAAGACTGAAACAGGCAAACTTCTCAATACATTTAAAGGGGCTAAAATGCCACAGGCTACATTTATCTATCCAGAATTATTTTTAAAGGAATTTGAAAATCTGACAGAAGAAGAAAAAGACGAAATACAAAAAGACTTTACCTTCAATTATAAATCTATTGCTGTTATTAATAAGGGAAGTAAAATTTATTATTATACACTAGATAAGCGTGGAGCAAGACAAGTAAGCCAGTTCTCAACCTTTCACTACAAGAAAAATGAAATTATGATTTTGAGTGAGGATGGACGATATTTTATGACTCAAACACCAGACAAAATTCTTCATCTCTATGATGCTAGAAGCAAAACGCTAATAAAATCTTTAGGTACAAACGAACATAAGCCTTTTGTTGGTAATGCGTATTTTGATTTGGAAAACAATCAAATTGTGGCACAGACCACTGAAGGCGAAAGCCGTTGGAATATCAGCAATTAG
- a CDS encoding ATP-binding cassette domain-containing protein — MTTPKEEAVISISAQDIGKRFEREWIFRHLSADFCSKSPTAIVGSNGSGKSTLVKTLISYLPLSEGKLVYSENSKPISKENWQDYISWAAPYTELIEEFTLLEQLKFHQSFKSFEIKIEEIVEKLGFSNINSKTIRFFSSGMKQKLKLALALYSEAKVVFLDEPTSNLDKQNSEWYLKEIDAVIDKKVLIIASNQESEYHFCSQIIDIQKLKP; from the coding sequence TTGACTACACCAAAAGAAGAAGCAGTTATTTCCATTTCTGCACAAGATATTGGGAAAAGATTTGAAAGAGAATGGATTTTTCGACATCTTTCTGCTGATTTTTGCAGCAAATCCCCAACAGCTATCGTAGGGTCTAATGGAAGTGGTAAGTCGACGCTTGTCAAAACGCTCATTAGTTATTTGCCATTGTCGGAGGGAAAATTAGTTTATTCTGAAAATTCAAAGCCTATTTCAAAAGAAAATTGGCAAGATTATATCTCTTGGGCTGCTCCATATACTGAACTCATTGAAGAATTTACGTTGTTAGAGCAACTCAAATTTCATCAGTCTTTCAAGTCTTTTGAAATAAAAATAGAAGAAATTGTTGAAAAGCTGGGTTTTTCTAACATCAATAGTAAAACCATACGTTTTTTTTCTTCAGGTATGAAACAAAAGCTCAAATTAGCTCTAGCTTTATACTCTGAGGCAAAAGTTGTATTTTTAGATGAGCCGACTTCTAACCTTGATAAACAAAATAGTGAGTGGTACTTGAAAGAAATAGATGCAGTTATTGATAAAAAAGTCCTTATCATTGCATCAAATCAAGAATCTGAATATCATTTTTGCTCGCAAATTATTGATATTCAAAAGTTAAAGCCGTAA
- a CDS encoding T9SS type A sorting domain-containing protein, whose amino-acid sequence MKEKYYLYLTTLVCSILLSLIFHFDVLGQCGACDITINSSVTWSSVSSPPPTAVVCVSDPGANITITLTDNITIAGLELCDRTGAGSTNVTIQGNGNSLIVTGGVHIGNKRNLTINDALIDVSGDLTIDNNGNIGVSGNGELDVDGCFAPADRSNTIDNSGGLTWCVACAGNPSNSGEGTPTDCETLNNPILCNGTRIPGEPDCTTCTSTINSSTGGLNINAGQVVCVQGGTVGSPVSLNNINMNGGDLQICSGVVQGSISNFGSGTLNVLTGSDFDITNSFNMNGNVEINVYGTLDLSGNYNMQNGNNIINVSSSGILSINSLSMTSTNSNPGHELNIVGQVDITTLAVNSGNNSISVENGSLDVGVLSANNAENSFCTNSCGAFTINNSAQINEPISDDSGLLFCYQGGSAISGGSGQPAGGGDGSYAGSATEGCPADCNSVLPVLLTFFDAEIKENNVILRWQTATEYNNSHFFIERSYNGYDFQIIGSVTGQGTTNKVQNYQWIDNNPLDGEAYYRLRQVDADGNYNISSVKHIEYKHSQEEIYIYPNPTQDKLTIRLNPKLQQVKLELIDLSGNVIITKDIAQFSTSNIVWNGLGGLKGLYILRISHQEFVRQHKILFH is encoded by the coding sequence ATGAAAGAAAAATACTACTTATATCTTACTACTTTAGTATGTTCTATACTACTTTCACTAATCTTTCATTTTGATGTTTTGGGTCAGTGTGGAGCATGTGATATAACCATTAATTCTAGTGTAACTTGGTCAAGCGTATCAAGTCCACCACCCACTGCTGTTGTTTGTGTTAGCGACCCAGGTGCTAATATTACAATAACCTTAACAGATAATATTACCATTGCAGGTTTAGAATTATGTGACCGAACTGGTGCTGGCTCTACCAATGTAACTATACAGGGTAATGGTAACTCGTTGATAGTAACAGGAGGAGTACATATTGGTAATAAAAGAAATTTGACAATAAATGATGCGCTTATTGATGTTAGTGGAGACCTAACGATTGATAATAATGGAAATATTGGTGTTTCAGGTAATGGAGAGTTGGATGTAGATGGATGTTTCGCTCCTGCTGATAGATCTAACACCATTGACAATTCGGGTGGACTTACTTGGTGTGTTGCTTGTGCTGGAAATCCAAGTAATAGTGGAGAAGGAACTCCAACAGATTGTGAGACATTAAACAATCCTATTTTATGTAATGGCACTCGTATTCCAGGAGAGCCAGATTGTACCACTTGTACATCAACTATCAACTCCTCTACTGGTGGACTTAATATAAATGCAGGACAGGTAGTATGTGTACAAGGAGGAACTGTAGGCAGTCCAGTATCTCTTAACAATATAAATATGAATGGAGGAGACCTTCAAATATGTAGTGGTGTTGTGCAAGGTAGCATCTCAAATTTTGGTTCAGGAACATTAAATGTCCTTACAGGAAGTGATTTTGACATTACAAATAGCTTTAATATGAATGGCAATGTCGAAATTAATGTTTATGGCACTTTAGACTTGTCAGGAAACTATAATATGCAAAATGGAAACAATATTATAAATGTTTCTTCTTCAGGCATACTCTCCATCAACTCATTATCTATGACTAGTACAAATTCCAACCCAGGTCATGAATTAAATATAGTTGGGCAAGTGGATATTACCACATTAGCCGTTAATTCTGGTAACAACTCAATTAGTGTGGAAAATGGCTCACTGGATGTTGGTGTTTTATCTGCTAATAATGCAGAGAATAGTTTCTGTACTAATTCTTGTGGTGCTTTTACTATCAATAACTCAGCACAAATCAATGAACCTATCTCTGATGATAGTGGCTTATTGTTCTGTTATCAAGGAGGAAGTGCTATTTCAGGAGGCAGTGGGCAACCAGCTGGTGGTGGTGATGGTTCTTATGCTGGTTCGGCTACTGAAGGTTGTCCAGCAGATTGTAATTCTGTACTTCCTGTTTTACTTACTTTTTTTGATGCAGAAATAAAAGAAAATAACGTTATACTTCGTTGGCAAACAGCTACTGAATACAATAATTCTCACTTTTTCATAGAACGTTCTTACAATGGATATGATTTTCAGATTATTGGTAGCGTAACAGGACAAGGGACAACCAACAAAGTACAAAACTACCAATGGATAGACAATAATCCCTTAGATGGAGAAGCGTATTATCGACTAAGACAAGTAGATGCTGATGGCAACTACAATATTTCAAGTGTAAAACATATAGAATATAAACACAGTCAAGAAGAAATATATATTTATCCAAACCCAACACAAGACAAACTAACGATTAGGCTTAATCCAAAGCTTCAACAAGTTAAACTTGAGTTGATTGATTTGTCTGGAAACGTTATCATTACCAAAGACATTGCTCAGTTTTCGACAAGTAATATTGTTTGGAATGGTTTAGGAGGCTTAAAAGGTTTGTATATATTGAGAATATCTCATCAAGAGTTTGTAAGGCAACATAAGATATTATTTCATTAG
- a CDS encoding arylesterase, whose translation MKNILFFGNSLTEGYGLTLAQAPPALLQKKIDEYGLPYLTINAGISGDTTHGAIMRLPNVLQQQEVDIFVLELGINDLFRGIPPQKMEQNLIQIIERTKVQYPTVLIVLVRVELPLELLMEFGMMGQVAAQYIQSYQSVYEKLAKKYNLPLIPSLLDGVMGETHLNLPDRLHPNAEGYKIVAETMWKTIYPILRQTYTN comes from the coding sequence ATGAAGAATATTCTATTCTTTGGCAATAGCCTAACAGAAGGGTATGGCTTAACGTTAGCACAAGCACCTCCTGCCCTTCTACAAAAAAAAATTGATGAATATGGATTACCCTACTTGACCATAAATGCAGGGATAAGTGGTGATACTACACATGGTGCAATTATGCGTTTGCCTAATGTTCTTCAACAGCAAGAAGTAGATATTTTTGTGCTTGAACTAGGCATAAATGACCTTTTTAGGGGGATTCCACCTCAAAAAATGGAACAAAATCTAATACAAATTATTGAACGCACAAAAGTACAATATCCTACTGTATTGATTGTATTGGTAAGAGTAGAACTTCCTTTAGAATTACTTATGGAATTTGGGATGATGGGGCAAGTAGCTGCTCAGTATATTCAATCTTATCAAAGTGTATATGAAAAGTTAGCAAAAAAATATAATTTACCTCTCATTCCTTCTTTACTAGATGGTGTAATGGGAGAGACACACTTGAACCTCCCTGACCGTTTGCATCCTAATGCAGAAGGTTATAAAATTGTAGCAGAGACAATGTGGAAAACTATATATCCTATTTTAAGACAGACCTATACAAATTGA